From one Chloroflexota bacterium genomic stretch:
- a CDS encoding APC family permease gives MQDQERTDARRETNGRVRADGTGRADATHQPEADIEYRQFVRGRRSGEQYVRIVRTSTGIRRRGRGHLEATREVFRPRHPIGRFLAYTKQILLGEPLATAQLAHERLTKVKALAVFSSDALSSSAYATEEILLVLVLAGTGALSLTIPISIAIATLLAIVAFSYRQTIRAYPQGGGSYIVTKDNLGTWPSLVAASALLIDYVLTVAVSISAGVAAVTSAIPPLLPYTVELAVGFVILITLINLRGVRESGTIFAAPTYLFIGSIVLMLVAGIARLAIGDLPPVPAREVVASEPLTVFLVLRAFASGCAALTGTEAISDGVPAFKPPEWVNARTTLSWMAIILGVLFLGISALARALQIVPLEDETVVSQIARAVFGDTPLYYVTQAATMAILVLAANTSFSDFPRLSYFLARDHFLPHQFQFRGDRLAFSTGILALGLVSIAVVVHFGAETHALIPLYAVGVFTAFTLSQASMVRRWWTRREPGWHRSMIINGIGATATGIVAIVIASAKFAHGAWIVLVLVPILVMIMRAVNRHYSAVAEQLAIEDGGEEELAAIAEPTKPAVIVPVAGLDRATAHTIAVARSLSPTITAVHVTDDPEEGQELQRRWEETIKDVPLLVLDSPYRSLVTPLLAFVDAVRQRPGTGTVLVVLSEYVPRHFWEYPLHNQSALRLKTALFFRPNTAVMDVPYHLER, from the coding sequence TTGCAGGACCAGGAACGCACGGACGCGCGGCGGGAAACAAACGGCCGGGTTCGTGCTGACGGCACCGGCCGGGCGGACGCGACCCACCAACCGGAAGCGGACATCGAGTACCGCCAGTTCGTGCGCGGGAGACGATCTGGCGAGCAATACGTACGCATCGTCCGAACCTCGACCGGCATTCGGCGGCGCGGTCGAGGGCACCTGGAAGCGACGCGCGAGGTCTTTCGCCCGCGACACCCGATCGGGCGGTTCCTCGCCTACACCAAGCAGATTCTCCTCGGCGAGCCGCTCGCCACAGCCCAGCTCGCCCACGAACGTCTCACCAAAGTCAAAGCGCTCGCGGTCTTCTCCTCCGACGCGCTGTCCTCGTCGGCATACGCGACGGAGGAGATCCTTCTCGTGCTCGTCCTCGCGGGCACCGGCGCGCTCAGCCTCACGATCCCCATCTCCATCGCCATCGCGACGCTGCTGGCCATCGTGGCCTTCTCTTATCGCCAGACCATTCGCGCGTATCCCCAGGGGGGCGGGAGCTACATCGTCACCAAGGACAATCTGGGGACGTGGCCCTCCCTGGTGGCGGCGTCGGCGCTCTTGATCGACTACGTGCTCACCGTCGCCGTCAGCATCTCCGCCGGCGTGGCGGCGGTGACATCGGCTATCCCCCCTTTGCTCCCCTACACGGTCGAACTCGCCGTCGGCTTCGTTATCCTCATCACGCTCATCAACCTGCGGGGCGTTCGCGAGTCGGGCACGATCTTCGCGGCTCCGACGTACCTCTTCATCGGCTCCATTGTCCTGATGCTGGTCGCCGGCATCGCGCGCCTGGCGATCGGCGACTTGCCACCTGTCCCGGCCCGGGAAGTCGTGGCCAGCGAGCCGCTCACCGTGTTCCTGGTGCTCCGCGCCTTCGCCTCCGGGTGCGCAGCCCTCACGGGAACGGAGGCGATCTCCGACGGCGTGCCCGCGTTCAAGCCGCCGGAGTGGGTCAACGCGCGGACCACGCTTTCGTGGATGGCCATCATCCTCGGGGTCCTGTTTCTCGGTATCTCCGCTCTGGCCCGCGCGCTCCAGATCGTTCCGCTCGAGGACGAGACCGTCGTGTCGCAGATCGCCCGCGCGGTGTTCGGGGATACCCCGCTCTACTATGTGACGCAGGCTGCCACGATGGCCATCCTGGTGCTGGCTGCCAACACGAGCTTCTCCGACTTCCCGCGGCTCTCGTATTTCCTGGCGCGGGACCACTTCCTGCCGCACCAGTTCCAGTTCCGCGGCGACCGGCTCGCCTTCAGCACCGGTATCCTGGCCCTCGGCCTCGTCTCCATCGCAGTCGTGGTCCACTTCGGCGCCGAGACGCACGCCCTGATCCCGCTCTACGCGGTGGGCGTGTTCACGGCGTTTACCCTGTCCCAGGCGAGCATGGTTCGACGATGGTGGACGCGCCGCGAGCCCGGATGGCATCGGAGCATGATCATCAATGGGATCGGGGCGACGGCGACGGGGATCGTGGCGATCGTGATCGCCAGCGCCAAATTCGCGCACGGGGCGTGGATCGTCCTCGTGCTGGTGCCGATCCTCGTCATGATCATGCGCGCGGTCAATCGTCATTACTCGGCGGTCGCCGAGCAGCTCGCCATCGAAGACGGGGGTGAGGAGGAGCTGGCGGCCATCGCCGAGCCCACCAAGCCCGCGGTCATCGTCCCCGTTGCAGGCCTCGACCGCGCCACCGCCCACACGATCGCCGTGGCGCGCTCCCTTTCGCCCACCATCACGGCGGTGCACGTCACGGATGATCCCGAGGAGGGCCAGGAGCTGCAGCGTCGCTGGGAGGAGACCATTAAAGATGTCCCGCTCCTCGTCCTCGACTCCCCGTATCGATCGCTCGTCACTCCCCTCCTCGCCTTCGTCGACGCCGTTCGCCAGCGGCCCGGCACCGGCACCGTTCTCGTCGTGCTGTCGGAGTACGTTCCTCGGCACTTTTGGGAGTACCCCCTGCACAACCAATCGGCGCTCCGTCTCAAGACCGCGCTCTTCTTCCGCCCGAACACCGCGGTCATGGACGTGCCCTACCACCTGGAGCGCTGA
- a CDS encoding FAD-binding protein, translating into MESITHDILVIGGGLAGLRAAITAASEGLSVGLVSKVYPMRSHTVSAEGGAAAVVRDDTGDSLQLHFEDTVKGSDFIADQNVVEYFVHEAPNELIQMEHWGCPWSREPDGSVSVRAFGGMSVNRTLFAADKSGFHLLHAIFQTTLRFDRIHRYDEHFVTKLLVDDGVCRGVVAFDMRTGEFRHFSAKATILATGGCGRLWAFTTNAFINTGDGLGLAYRAGAPLSDMEFPQYHPTGLPGTGILITEAARGEGGYLINKDGDRFLRNSAVASRMELGPRDMISRAMMDEFAAGRGIHGHFGEYLLLDLRHLGEAKINQKLPFVRELAENYVGIDPVREPIPVRPVVHYMMGGVRTNLDGETSIPGLYACGECAQEGLNGANRLGSNSLTECLVFGHRTARAATQYAKALTTPPSPALDAQADDAERDVIARFIDRSDGNERVGLIRSDLQQAMERNVGVYRTKEGLMQAAEDVRALQERFRHVRLDDTSKVFNTELTAALELENLLDIAETVVAPAILREESRGSQARRDFPKRDDERFLAHSMVFRTPDGPRVEWQEAVLEWPGAVLHELAPKERVY; encoded by the coding sequence ATGGAAAGCATCACGCACGACATTCTCGTGATTGGGGGCGGACTGGCGGGGCTTCGGGCGGCGATCACCGCCGCCAGCGAGGGCCTGAGCGTCGGACTTGTCTCCAAGGTGTACCCGATGCGCAGCCACACGGTTTCGGCGGAGGGCGGAGCCGCCGCGGTGGTCCGCGACGATACGGGCGATAGCCTGCAGCTCCACTTCGAGGACACCGTCAAGGGAAGCGACTTCATCGCCGACCAGAACGTCGTCGAGTACTTCGTTCACGAGGCGCCCAACGAGCTGATCCAAATGGAGCACTGGGGATGCCCCTGGAGCCGCGAACCGGACGGGTCGGTGAGCGTGCGCGCTTTCGGCGGGATGAGCGTCAACCGCACCCTCTTCGCAGCCGATAAGTCTGGGTTCCATCTCCTCCACGCGATCTTCCAGACGACGCTCCGGTTCGACCGGATCCATCGCTACGACGAGCACTTCGTCACGAAGCTGCTGGTGGACGACGGCGTGTGTCGCGGCGTCGTGGCGTTCGACATGCGGACGGGAGAATTTCGGCACTTCTCGGCGAAGGCCACGATTCTGGCGACCGGCGGCTGCGGTCGGCTCTGGGCCTTTACCACGAACGCCTTCATCAACACCGGCGACGGACTCGGGCTAGCCTACCGCGCGGGTGCGCCGCTCTCAGACATGGAATTTCCCCAGTACCACCCGACGGGGCTCCCGGGCACCGGGATTCTGATCACCGAGGCGGCGCGCGGCGAGGGCGGCTACTTGATCAACAAGGATGGCGACCGCTTCCTCCGGAACTCGGCGGTGGCCAGCCGAATGGAGCTGGGGCCGCGCGACATGATCTCCCGCGCCATGATGGATGAGTTCGCTGCTGGAAGGGGGATTCACGGACATTTCGGCGAGTACCTCCTTCTCGATCTGCGGCACCTTGGCGAGGCGAAAATCAACCAGAAGCTGCCCTTCGTCCGGGAGCTAGCGGAGAACTACGTGGGCATCGACCCGGTCCGCGAGCCCATCCCGGTCCGTCCCGTCGTGCACTACATGATGGGCGGGGTGCGAACCAACCTCGACGGCGAGACGTCGATCCCTGGGCTGTACGCGTGCGGCGAGTGCGCGCAGGAGGGATTGAACGGCGCCAATCGGCTCGGGTCGAACTCCCTCACGGAGTGCCTCGTCTTCGGCCACCGGACCGCGCGGGCCGCGACGCAGTACGCGAAGGCGCTCACGACCCCGCCCAGCCCCGCCCTCGACGCCCAGGCCGATGACGCCGAGCGCGACGTGATCGCGCGGTTCATCGACCGTTCGGACGGCAACGAGCGCGTCGGGCTCATTCGATCGGACCTCCAGCAAGCGATGGAGCGCAACGTGGGCGTGTACAGAACGAAGGAGGGTCTGATGCAGGCTGCCGAAGACGTTCGCGCGCTCCAGGAGCGATTCCGTCACGTGCGACTCGACGACACGAGCAAGGTATTCAACACGGAGTTGACCGCGGCCTTGGAGCTGGAGAACCTGCTGGACATCGCGGAGACGGTTGTCGCGCCGGCGATCCTCCGGGAGGAGTCGCGCGGCTCCCAGGCGCGGCGGGACTTCCCCAAGCGAGACGACGAAAGGTTCCTCGCCCACAGCATGGTCTTCCGTACGCCCGATGGGCCGCGTGTCGAGTGGCAGGAGGCCGTGTTGGAATGGCCGGGAGCGGTCCTGCACGAGCTGGCGCCGAAAGAGCGCGTCTACTGA
- a CDS encoding NPCBM/NEW2 domain-containing protein: MRREATPPPSLMLNNGSRQTRRESSFSVVRQPLVFLIPPLVIGLALIVAASRVIDVSPRPQPAPPALPLPPHRSIPPDRYVPLGDIPWRSATTGWQVLADRDGPILDSSFTYDAMSVAGQTFDRGIATYPLSDIVYELDPHTVRFRSSIGVTDDSAGEGSVRFSVYGDDLLLYASAVVRAGTEAESIDVDIEGVRQLRLVVDDAGDGSLGDYALWADPQLGVIDAQLDTSTPSDVARAIQEQRGRDARSEADEEARLRDRTAAVRSLLSQRLPAGSGAQAAIDGGSSSALLANQQIGVALGYGGQQNGRLTVLDRDASLPVLLDVSPRIVLEDGSTFALTTLQPDSVGQPTTIRIDDPYQGGGAQVRARFRVGTGGALDVALTVFDTGRALRLGLSSEGVRLRAVQYLDPTTGSVVLGDDARYLTDRSHLYQGSIFPDGRVRRAPVEATEPALLWSDGDQRGVLFALMDYVPSPLWLSMERAQGRRAASVGLQLTAQLDDFGPDAASPPPLTIELTSGPLGAGTFQLLRSIAAARYPQEPLPPGARFQWGSWYAYGPGVDADGFVRQARLLANRFGDLGRWQMLLDAGWYVQYGREDAELGNVDTAKFPNGIGAVADAVHSLGMDLILYLGTGFVHDSTANGGEWLALTGLIHQHPDWMIPFQTVPSPVHRYLLDYKNPAVQDYVGGVVRDILAVHRADGILVDGLADAEGQLIPRTERDSPTGPPHPLLPTLDIYRLVRTAADTVNPNAFISGGWLNPLAADPDAQIFFYADESDQIDAPYPFPGFLQKLDYALFNMVALNQRTYVGAAMGEPTRPDAHWWIQASAALGVPAIVDLNLDRLDPATVAAFRADLREVDPSSGVTRYMQGVFPPAFATTRDGVTYLGVVNRAMTDQSISLSLDQLGLVNGQYTALDASTGQGQSVQGSFAVDMPGRSFRYFVLRPDAGLLRTDSSATIEVSDQSAGIISIAVQGPSDVPGFAQIAAPEPSTVFIDGAPATRVADPAAAMATAGTYAFDGGIVTVGYAHRGKRQVQVRW; encoded by the coding sequence GTGAGACGTGAGGCGACTCCGCCACCGTCCCTGATGCTGAACAACGGGAGCAGACAAACACGCCGTGAGTCGTCGTTCTCCGTCGTTCGACAGCCGCTGGTCTTCTTGATCCCTCCCCTCGTCATCGGGCTCGCCCTCATCGTCGCGGCGAGTCGGGTTATCGATGTGTCTCCGCGACCCCAACCCGCTCCGCCGGCCCTCCCGCTCCCGCCTCATCGGTCGATCCCACCCGACCGATACGTGCCCCTCGGCGACATCCCCTGGCGCTCCGCCACGACCGGTTGGCAGGTGCTGGCCGACCGCGACGGCCCGATCCTTGACTCGTCTTTCACCTACGACGCGATGTCCGTCGCCGGGCAGACGTTCGATCGCGGCATCGCCACCTACCCGTTGTCGGACATCGTCTATGAGCTCGATCCCCACACCGTACGGTTCAGGTCGAGCATCGGGGTGACGGACGATTCAGCCGGCGAGGGCAGCGTTCGCTTCTCGGTGTACGGAGACGACCTCCTGCTCTACGCCAGCGCCGTGGTGCGGGCCGGCACGGAGGCCGAGAGCATCGACGTCGACATCGAGGGGGTGCGCCAGCTGCGCCTCGTCGTGGACGATGCCGGCGACGGGTCCCTCGGCGACTACGCCCTCTGGGCCGATCCCCAGCTCGGCGTGATCGATGCCCAGCTCGACACATCGACCCCGTCGGACGTCGCGCGCGCGATCCAGGAGCAGCGGGGGCGCGACGCCAGGTCCGAGGCCGATGAGGAAGCGCGCCTCCGCGATCGCACGGCAGCCGTTCGCTCCCTCTTGAGCCAGCGACTCCCGGCCGGCTCGGGCGCCCAGGCCGCGATCGACGGCGGCTCCTCGTCCGCGCTCCTGGCGAACCAGCAGATCGGCGTCGCTCTGGGTTACGGCGGCCAGCAAAACGGCCGACTTACCGTGCTCGATCGAGACGCTTCCCTCCCAGTCTTGCTCGACGTATCCCCGCGCATCGTGCTGGAGGACGGCTCGACGTTCGCATTGACGACCCTCCAGCCCGACTCCGTCGGGCAGCCGACCACCATCCGCATCGACGACCCATACCAAGGAGGGGGCGCGCAGGTTCGGGCGCGATTCCGGGTCGGGACCGGGGGCGCTCTCGACGTGGCGCTCACCGTGTTCGACACGGGCCGGGCCCTGCGCCTCGGCTTGTCCTCAGAGGGCGTTCGCCTGCGCGCGGTGCAGTATCTGGATCCGACGACCGGTTCGGTCGTCCTCGGCGACGACGCCCGGTATCTCACGGATCGGTCCCATCTCTATCAGGGCTCGATCTTCCCGGATGGTCGCGTTCGGCGCGCACCCGTCGAGGCAACGGAGCCAGCGCTCCTCTGGAGCGATGGGGACCAGCGAGGCGTACTCTTCGCCCTCATGGACTACGTGCCGTCGCCCCTGTGGCTCTCGATGGAACGGGCGCAGGGTCGCCGCGCGGCCTCCGTTGGACTTCAATTAACGGCGCAGCTCGATGACTTCGGTCCTGATGCGGCGTCTCCGCCGCCCCTCACCATCGAGCTGACCAGCGGGCCCCTCGGCGCTGGCACCTTCCAGCTCCTCCGATCGATCGCCGCAGCGCGTTATCCCCAGGAGCCGCTCCCGCCCGGCGCGCGGTTCCAGTGGGGAAGCTGGTACGCCTACGGCCCGGGCGTGGACGCCGACGGCTTCGTCCGGCAGGCTCGCCTCCTGGCGAACCGATTCGGCGACCTCGGACGCTGGCAAATGCTCCTCGACGCCGGCTGGTACGTCCAGTACGGCCGAGAGGACGCCGAGCTGGGCAACGTTGACACAGCCAAGTTCCCGAACGGCATCGGCGCAGTCGCGGACGCCGTGCACTCCCTGGGCATGGACCTCATCCTCTATCTCGGCACCGGATTCGTCCACGACAGCACGGCGAACGGCGGCGAGTGGCTCGCGCTCACCGGCCTGATCCACCAGCATCCCGACTGGATGATTCCGTTTCAGACCGTGCCGAGCCCCGTGCATCGGTACCTGCTGGACTACAAAAACCCCGCGGTGCAGGACTACGTCGGGGGCGTCGTTCGGGACATCCTGGCCGTCCACCGCGCGGATGGCATCCTCGTCGACGGCCTTGCGGACGCGGAGGGCCAGCTCATCCCCCGCACTGAGCGCGATTCGCCCACCGGACCTCCGCATCCCCTGCTCCCGACCCTCGACATTTACCGACTCGTGCGCACCGCCGCCGATACGGTGAATCCGAACGCCTTTATCTCGGGCGGCTGGCTGAATCCCCTCGCCGCCGACCCCGACGCCCAGATCTTCTTCTATGCCGATGAGAGCGATCAGATCGACGCGCCGTACCCGTTCCCGGGATTTCTTCAGAAGCTCGACTATGCCCTCTTCAACATGGTCGCCCTGAACCAGCGGACGTACGTCGGCGCGGCGATGGGCGAGCCGACGCGGCCCGACGCCCACTGGTGGATTCAGGCTTCTGCCGCGCTCGGTGTTCCCGCGATTGTGGATCTCAACCTGGACCGCCTCGATCCAGCCACCGTTGCCGCCTTTCGTGCCGACCTCCGAGAGGTCGATCCGTCGTCCGGAGTGACGCGATACATGCAGGGCGTCTTCCCGCCCGCGTTCGCCACGACCCGCGACGGCGTGACGTATTTGGGGGTCGTCAACCGCGCGATGACAGATCAATCCATCTCGCTTTCACTGGACCAGCTTGGGCTCGTCAATGGTCAGTACACGGCGCTCGACGCGTCCACCGGGCAGGGGCAGAGTGTCCAGGGAAGCTTCGCGGTTGACATGCCCGGACGAAGTTTCCGCTACTTCGTCCTTCGCCCAGATGCCGGGCTCCTGCGAACCGATAGCTCGGCGACCATCGAGGTTTCGGACCAATCCGCCGGCATCATCTCCATCGCCGTGCAGGGGCCGAGTGACGTGCCCGGCTTCGCGCAGATCGCGGCGCCTGAGCCCTCCACCGTGTTCATCGACGGCGCCCCCGCGACGCGTGTCGCCGACCCGGCTGCCGCCATGGCCACCGCCGGAACCTACGCGTTCGATGGGGGCATCGTCACCGTTGGCTACGCCCATCGAGGAAAGCGCCAGGTCCAGGTGCGCTGGTAG
- a CDS encoding cupin domain-containing protein produces MAIETKQAAEVYDLRTPYLEQGRTTDVRARTDLMTVTVKVYAEGGENAMHNHPTEDHSFIVLEGEATFFLESDDNPRVVRRYEGVMLPKGANYWFKSTGEGNLVMVRVGASIPGAARGRLTPEGRDIPGDSVENKTVERIERPGPGFGA; encoded by the coding sequence ATGGCGATCGAGACGAAGCAAGCGGCCGAGGTGTACGACCTGCGGACTCCGTACCTCGAGCAGGGGCGCACGACAGACGTGCGGGCCCGGACCGATCTGATGACCGTGACGGTGAAGGTCTACGCCGAGGGCGGCGAGAACGCGATGCACAACCACCCCACCGAGGACCACTCCTTCATCGTCCTCGAAGGGGAGGCCACCTTCTTCCTCGAATCGGATGACAACCCACGGGTCGTGCGGCGGTACGAGGGCGTGATGCTGCCCAAGGGCGCCAACTACTGGTTCAAGAGCACGGGCGAGGGGAATCTGGTCATGGTGCGCGTCGGAGCGTCGATTCCGGGGGCGGCTCGCGGTCGGCTCACGCCAGAGGGCAGAGACATCCCGGGCGACTCCGTCGAGAACAAGACGGTCGAGCGGATCGAGCGCCCGGGGCCTGGCTTCGGCGCCTGA
- a CDS encoding YfhO family protein, which produces MEDDVKVFYFPLVVATTQALAHGTLALWTPSVFGGYPLFADGEAGMLYPLHLIAYRLLAPETSIVVLRIVHSFMASGFAYLFARALGARPVGAVITGITYAYSSFAAEQIIHTNMFEGMVWLPLELALLERALQTGGAARYRYAVLVGAVVGIQALALHIHVTMMSAVAIGVYLGYRGLVVGWQGSDRRRGLLRGLIAAATILAIVGTIGIGLGAIQLLPLDELAQQTYRGSGLSESRASVNSIWPGGLLTLLLPGLFDTAKGGFWGPWVKWETTVYVGMMPMILAVIGVTARSGRHRWFFAAVAAVSLALALGAYAPVRLWDALHDLPGFESLQSPGRFTLLFCLAVAVLAGYGADWLAECDTAGPRRFRYTRAAVGAAAGLAVVLGIAKGLAIASERIADINLNAPSPIDQYLHLPGIPANVDDAELTAQRVRDLAAHALFPGTVTTASQLLLASAAVAIVGLWLLSGTERARRLRIACAALATCLTFVDLCALGLTAHPFAPIASLRPRLPAVLYQPVGEQYRVYTPPTTEDKRTQVEPNRLLAAGLQEANGYSSLEPDRHAAYVAAVQYTDNQLLDLWNVRYVVKRVRQQLFPSYAGVSFHPQRPLLSGKDEGADGSLVPDGGAASARELDVVSAMWDAADVPNGKTIAKIRVRNAEGDVREFPFVAGRDVSDGAMDVPGNTRTFAHARATVAFQYQRFNPDGDAFGEQLYFTRIPINPPMAVTSVTVDHLDGVGALEVYGVGLVDPKTGDVTQARDKRKYHLVYRDQQIQVFENSQVMDRAFLVDDGLIAPPGRDVLAWMRDGTVELARSAILECGGEAACGAGGSAIPHRPPGASETPPGHARIVSYASDRVVVNADATHSSILLLTDPYFPGWVAEIDGKPTAILRADYMFRGVLVPSGSHVVTFTYRPISVAFGFAGTLLTGICVLALFVVPDIERLRRRAGSAIRSLKPRAVRQPAPGYALSLPSDPASQSIFRAGSPHDLRET; this is translated from the coding sequence ATGGAAGACGACGTCAAAGTCTTCTACTTCCCGCTGGTCGTCGCCACCACCCAGGCGCTGGCCCACGGCACGCTCGCGCTCTGGACGCCCTCCGTATTCGGAGGCTACCCGCTCTTCGCCGACGGCGAGGCAGGCATGCTGTACCCGCTCCACCTGATCGCCTATCGGCTGCTCGCTCCGGAGACCAGCATCGTCGTTTTGCGAATCGTCCACAGCTTCATGGCCAGCGGCTTCGCATATCTTTTCGCGCGCGCTCTGGGCGCGCGCCCCGTCGGCGCGGTGATCACCGGCATTACCTACGCCTACAGCAGCTTTGCGGCCGAGCAGATCATCCACACCAATATGTTCGAGGGGATGGTCTGGCTTCCCCTCGAGCTGGCGTTACTCGAGCGCGCGCTCCAGACTGGCGGGGCCGCGCGCTATCGATATGCCGTGCTGGTCGGCGCCGTCGTCGGCATTCAGGCCCTCGCCCTCCACATCCATGTGACGATGATGAGCGCCGTCGCCATCGGGGTGTACCTCGGCTACCGCGGGCTCGTCGTCGGCTGGCAGGGGAGCGATCGCCGGCGCGGCCTTCTTCGCGGGCTCATCGCCGCGGCCACGATCCTGGCCATCGTCGGGACTATCGGGATCGGGCTCGGAGCGATCCAGCTTCTCCCCCTCGACGAGCTGGCCCAGCAGACGTACCGCGGCAGCGGGCTCAGCGAGTCGCGCGCTTCGGTCAACAGCATCTGGCCCGGCGGCCTCCTCACGCTTCTCCTTCCGGGCCTCTTCGACACGGCGAAAGGCGGCTTCTGGGGGCCCTGGGTAAAGTGGGAGACCACCGTCTACGTTGGGATGATGCCGATGATCCTGGCAGTCATCGGCGTGACCGCGCGATCCGGGCGGCACCGATGGTTCTTCGCCGCCGTGGCCGCGGTGTCGCTGGCCCTGGCGCTCGGCGCCTACGCGCCCGTGCGCCTCTGGGACGCGTTGCACGATCTTCCGGGCTTCGAGTCGCTCCAATCGCCGGGCCGATTTACGCTGCTCTTCTGTCTGGCCGTCGCCGTGTTGGCCGGCTACGGGGCAGATTGGCTCGCCGAGTGCGACACCGCTGGTCCTCGGCGCTTTCGATACACCCGCGCCGCCGTTGGCGCGGCTGCCGGCCTCGCGGTCGTGCTGGGCATCGCAAAAGGGCTCGCCATCGCCAGCGAGCGGATTGCCGACATCAACCTTAACGCCCCCTCCCCCATCGACCAGTACCTGCACCTCCCTGGCATCCCCGCTAACGTCGATGACGCCGAGCTCACCGCCCAGCGCGTGCGCGACCTCGCGGCGCACGCGCTCTTCCCCGGGACGGTGACGACGGCTAGCCAGCTCTTGCTGGCGAGCGCAGCGGTGGCGATCGTCGGGCTCTGGCTGCTCTCGGGAACGGAACGGGCGCGGCGCTTGCGCATCGCCTGCGCCGCCCTTGCCACCTGCCTGACGTTCGTCGACCTTTGCGCCCTCGGGCTCACAGCTCACCCATTCGCGCCGATCGCCAGTCTTCGCCCGCGCCTCCCCGCCGTGCTGTACCAGCCGGTGGGCGAGCAGTACCGCGTCTATACGCCGCCGACCACCGAGGACAAGCGCACCCAGGTGGAGCCCAATCGGCTCCTCGCGGCGGGCCTCCAGGAGGCGAACGGCTACTCGTCGCTCGAGCCGGACCGCCACGCGGCCTACGTGGCGGCGGTGCAGTACACCGACAATCAGCTCCTCGACCTCTGGAACGTTCGCTACGTCGTGAAGCGCGTTCGCCAACAGCTCTTCCCCAGCTACGCCGGCGTCAGCTTCCATCCTCAGCGGCCGCTCCTGAGCGGGAAAGACGAGGGGGCGGACGGCTCCCTCGTCCCGGATGGCGGCGCGGCCTCCGCGCGCGAGCTCGATGTCGTTTCGGCCATGTGGGACGCCGCGGACGTTCCGAATGGCAAGACCATCGCCAAGATCAGGGTCCGGAACGCCGAAGGCGACGTCCGCGAGTTTCCCTTCGTCGCGGGGCGCGACGTTTCCGACGGCGCCATGGACGTGCCCGGTAATACGCGGACCTTTGCCCACGCGCGCGCGACCGTCGCGTTTCAGTACCAGCGTTTCAACCCGGACGGCGATGCCTTCGGCGAGCAGCTCTACTTCACTCGCATTCCGATCAACCCGCCTATGGCCGTGACAAGCGTCACCGTGGACCATCTCGACGGCGTGGGGGCGCTCGAGGTGTACGGCGTGGGGCTCGTTGATCCAAAAACCGGTGACGTCACGCAGGCCAGAGACAAGCGCAAATACCACCTCGTCTATCGGGACCAACAGATCCAGGTCTTCGAGAACAGCCAGGTGATGGACCGCGCATTCCTCGTGGACGACGGCTTGATCGCGCCGCCCGGCCGCGACGTGCTCGCCTGGATGCGCGATGGCACAGTTGAGCTTGCGCGAAGCGCGATCCTCGAATGCGGCGGTGAGGCCGCCTGCGGCGCAGGCGGGTCCGCGATCCCCCACCGGCCGCCGGGCGCCAGCGAGACGCCCCCCGGTCACGCGCGCATCGTCTCCTACGCCAGCGATCGGGTGGTCGTCAATGCGGACGCGACGCACTCGTCGATCCTCCTCCTCACCGATCCATACTTCCCCGGATGGGTCGCGGAGATCGACGGCAAGCCCACGGCGATTCTTCGGGCGGACTACATGTTTCGCGGCGTTCTCGTCCCCTCTGGCTCGCACGTGGTGACCTTCACCTACCGTCCGATCTCCGTCGCGTTCGGGTTTGCCGGTACACTCCTCACCGGAATTTGCGTCCTGGCTTTGTTTGTGGTTCCTGACATCGAGCGCCTCCGCCGACGCGCGGGCTCGGCCATCCGTTCGCTCAAGCCACGAGCCGTCCGCCAGCCGGCTCCGGGCTATGCGCTGTCCTTGCCGAGCGACCCAGCCTCCCAATCGATCTTCCGCGCCGGCTCGCCCCACGACCTCCGTGAGACGTGA